A single window of Mangifera indica cultivar Alphonso chromosome 18, CATAS_Mindica_2.1, whole genome shotgun sequence DNA harbors:
- the LOC123201555 gene encoding uncharacterized protein LOC123201555 isoform X4 — MFLQNQGFLVGITNDNEIQVWNLESRSIASCLQWESNITAFSVISGSHFMYIGDEYGLVSVLKYDADGGRLIQLPYEISSNSLSELAGFPLPNHHPVVGVLPQPSSSGNRVLIAYENGLMILWDVFEAKILFVGGGKALQLKDGVVDSLSEVDSNLPDGIHEHHLQEKEISALCWASSNGSILAVGYIDGDILFWNTSCFGSTKGQQTGSSNNVIKLELSSAERRLPIIVLHWSFDNESRTKSNGRLFVYGGDEIGSEEVLTVLSLEWSSGMEALTCVGRMDLTLSGSFADMILLPTLGAKGGSHKAELFVLTSPGQLHLYDDAGLSTALSHQEKKPSVSAVEYPGVIPTVDPIMTAAKFIALMTGDNSSKVASFMKFCSSPILADQAKWPLTGGVTSQSSVTKDHNVDKVYVAGYQDGTVRIWDATCSVLKLMFILEGEVQGIEVAGSSAPVSNLNFCFHNSSLVVGNECGLIRLYNLNGSSDDTSFHFVSKTKHEVCMLPKGRGPHCGAVFSFVNSPVRALQFTNSGAKLAVGFECGHVAVVDMSFLSLMFITDCTSGYSSLPIVSMIWTEYGNKYSLVKTPNHSETKVPVNPEDEVIFILFKDSKLRIIDGATGNIICSQPWHLKKEATAISMYIIEEPTVSGFNTEKQPVQSGKSNSTENDLVPDATSIETNSHETELLSSLGIECSGEILSDGLVLLCCEDSLHLYSKKSMIQGNNKSVHKVKYAKPCCWSTTFNKDGELCGLLSLFQTGVVEIRSLPDLELVKETSLMSILRWSFKANMDKTITADNGQIALVNGSEVAFIHLLDAENNVRFLESLPCLHDKVLEAAADAAFTVSSNQKKKQQGNAPGILNSIVKGFKVGKDIHTVDISTAPKSSFTHLEGLFLKLPFPDSSPAVTNDEKVVELDIDDIEIDETPSLEATSSHEVAPMRKDKGTDRERLLDGPDHAKPKLRTYEEIIAKYRKPEDASSAAAHARNKLVERQEKLERISRRTAELQSGAEDFASLANELVKTMENRKWWQI; from the exons ATG TTTCTACAAAACCAGGGCTTTTTAGTCGGTATCacaaatgataatgaaattcag GTTTGGAATCTAGAGAGTAGGTCCATAGCAAGTTGTTTACAATGGGAATCCAATATTACTGCTTTCTCTGTAATCAGTGGTTCACACTTCAT GTATATTGGAGATGAATATGGTTTGGTGTCTGTGTTGAAGTATGATGCTGATGGGGGAAGACTTATTCAGTTgccatatgagatatcttccaATTCACTGAGTG AATTAGCTGGTTTTCCACTTCCTAATCACCACCCTGTTGTAGGAGTTCTGCCCCAACCGTCTTCTTCCGGAAATAG AGTCCTAATTGCATACGAGAACGGATTAATGATTCTTTGGGATGTTTTTGAAgctaaaattctttttgttGGAGGTGGTAAGGCACTCCAATTGAAGGATGGAGTTGTTGATTCTCTGAGTGAAGTAGATTCTAATCTTCCAGATGGTATACATGAGCATCatttacaagaaaaagaaataagtgcTCTTTGTTGGGCATCATCAAATGGGTCCATTCTTGCAGTTGGGTACATAGATGGAGATATCTTGTTTTGGAATACATCATGTTTTGGCTCTACTAAAGGTCAACAAACAGGATCAAGCAACAATGTTATAAAGCTAGAATTATCTTCTGCTGAAAGGAGACTCCCTATTATTGTCTTACACTGGTCCTTTGACAATGAATCCCGCACTAAAAGTAATGGTCGGCTGTTTGTCTATGGTGGTGATGAGATAGGATCTGAAGAAGTTCTTACG GTTTTGAGTCTTGAATGGTCATCTGGGATGGAGGCTTTAACATGTGTTGGCCGCATGGACCTTACACTCAGTGGCTCTTTTGCAGACATGATTTTGTTACCAACTCTTGGGGCAAAAGGGGGTAGTCACAAAGCTGAACTTTTTGTATTGACAAGTCCTGGGCAACTGCATCTTTATGATGATGCTGGCTTGTCTACCGCACTGTCTCATCAAGAGAAGAAACCATCTGTCTCTGCAGTTGAATATCCTGGGGTGATACCAACAGTTGATCCAATAATGACTGCAGCAAAGTTTATTGCATTAATGACGGGTGACAACTCATCAAAAG TAGCctcttttatgaaattttgctCATCACCTATCCTAGCTGATCAAGCTAAGTGGCCTTTGACTGGAGGTGTAACCAGTCAATCGTCTGTCACCAAAGATCACAATGTTGATAAGGTATATGTGGCTGGTTATCAAGATGGAACTGTTCGGATATGGGATGCCACATGCTCTGTCCTGAAACTTATGTTTATTCTAGAGGGAGAG GTGCAAGGTATAGAAGTGGCTGGCTCTAGTGCACCagtatcaaatttgaatttctgtTTCCATAATTCAAGTTTGGTTGTTGGCAATGAATGCGGTCTG ATTCGTCTGTATAACCTCAATGGCAGCTCAGATGACACGAGTTTTCACTTTGTCTCAAAAACTAAACATGAAG TCTGCATGTTGCCCAAGGGGAGAGGACCTCACTGTGGAgctgttttttcttttgtcaattCCCCTGTTCGAGCCCTGCAGTTTACAAATAGCGGAGCTAAACTTGCTGTGGGATTTGAATGTGGTCAT GTTGCAGTGGTTGACATGAGTTTCTTATCTTTAATGTTCATCACTGACTGCACTTCTGGCTATAGCTCTCTTCCCATTGTTTCAATGATTTGGACAGAATATGGAAATAAATACAGCCTTGTAAAAACCCCAAATCATTCAGAAACAAAAGTTCCAGTCAATCCTGAAGATGAAGTAATCTTCATCTTATTCAAGGATTCAAAGCTTCGAATTATTGACGGTGCTACCGGGAACATAATATGTTCCCAACCATGGCACTTGAAGAAAGAAGCAACTGCAATTTCCATGTACATTATTG aGGAACCTACAGTGTCTGGCTTTAACACTGAAAAGCAACCTGTGCAGTCTGGCAAGAGTAACAGCACTGAAAATGATCTAGTGCCTGATGCTACTTCAATTGAAACTAATTCACATGAGACAGAGCTTCTCTCTTCTTTAGGAATTGAATGTTCAGGAGAAATATTATCAGATGGACTAGTGTTGCTTTGTTGTGAAGATTCACTGCACTTGTACTCCAAAAAATCCATGATTCAG GGAAACAATAAAAGTGTTCATAAAGTGAAGTACGCAAAACCTTGCTGTTGGAGCACAACCTTTAACAAAGATGGGGAATTGTGTGGACTGCTGTCACTGTTTCAGACTGGAGTAGTTGAAATTAG ATCTTTACCTGATTTAGAATTGGTGAAGGAGACTTCCTTAATGTCAATTTTGAGATGGAGTTTCAAGGCAAACATGGATAAGACAATTACTGCGGATAATGGACAGATAGCTCTG GTAAATGGATCTGAAGTGGCTTTCATCCATCTATTAGATGCTGAAAATAATGTCAG GTTTCTGGAGTCTTTGCCTTGTCTTCATGATAAAGTTCTTGAAGCTGCTGCAGATGCAGCCTTTACTGTCTCTTCAAATCAGAAGAAAAAACAG CAGGGCAATGCACCAGGGATTCTTAACAGTATTGTCAAAGGCTTTAAGGTGGGGAAGGATATCCATACTGTGGATATTAGTACAGCTCCTAAGTCCAGTTTTACTCATTTAGAAGGACTATTTTTGAAGCTCCCGTTCCCAGACTCATCTCCTGCTGTAACAAATGATGAGAAAGTAGTGGAGCTAGATATAG ATGATATTGAAATAGATGAAACACCGTCTCTGGAAGCCACTTCATCTCATGAAGTAGCTCCCATGAGGAAAG ATAAGGGAACAGATAGGGAAAGATTATTAGATGGACCTGATCATGCAAAACCTAAACTGAGGACATATGAAGAAATTATTGCTAAATATAGAAAACCAGAG GATGCCTCTTCTGCTGCTGCACATGCAAGAAACAAACTTGTAGAGAGGCAAGAGAAATTGGAG AGGATTAGCAGACGAACTGCAGAGTTGCAAAGTGGGGCAGAAGATTTTGCGTCATTAGCAAATGAGCTTGTTAAGACAATGGAAAATCGAAAATGGTGGCAAATATGA